Proteins from a single region of Thunnus albacares chromosome 14, fThuAlb1.1, whole genome shotgun sequence:
- the tsnax gene encoding translin-associated protein X isoform X3 — translation MSANPSSPVFAAFKVFQQELDTKHDKYERLVKISRDVTIESKRTIFLLHRVTSVQDPEDILNEADVKLDGVRQKIGQIAEELRGEDIHQFHRAFTPGVQEYVEAVSFQHYIRHRSLISLEEINARLVFMRAEKIEPKGSAEAPPPGAQVLTFQVTPSDYLLGVADLTGELMRMCISSVGNGDIDTPFKLSQFLRQIHDGFSYIGNTGPYEVSKKLHTLRQSLGKVEDACYTLRVRGSEIPKHMLADVFSSRNTLIDPEEGVV, via the exons ATGAGTGCCAACCCGTCCTCACCTGTCTTTGCTGCCTTTAAAG TTTTCCAGCAGGAGCTTGACACCAAACACGACAAATATGAACGTCTGGTTAAGATCAGTCGAGATGTCACCATTGAAAGCAAGAGGACGATTTTTCTTTTACATAGAGTGACCAG TGTACAAGATCCAGAGGACATTCTGAACGAGGCAGATGTAAAACTGGACGGAGTGAGGCAGAAAATTGGTCAAATTGCCGAagagctgagaggagaggacatCCATCAGTTTCACAGAGCTTTCACTCCAG GGGTCCAGGAGTACGTGGAGGCCGTCTCCTTCCAGCACTACATCCGTCACCGCAGCCTCATCAGCCTGGAGGAGATCAATGCCAGACTGGTGTTCATGAGAGCAGAGAAGATAGAGCCTAAG GGCTCAGCTGAAGCCCCGCCGCCGGGAGCTCAGGTTCTCACCTTCCAGGTGACGCCCTCAGACTACCTGCTCGGCGTGGCCGACTTGACCGGAGAGCTGATGCGGATGTGCATTAGCAGCGTGGGCAACGGCGACATTGACACGCCCTTCAAGCTGAGCCAGTTCCTGCGGCAGATCCACGACGGTTTCTCCTACATCGGGAACACGGGCCCTTACGAGGTGTCCAAGAAGCTGCACACGCTGCGACAGAGCCTGGGAAAAGTGGAGGACGCCTGCTACACCCTGCGCGTTCGTGGCTCAGAAATCCCCAAACACATGCTGGCCGACGTGTTCTCCAGCAGGAACACGCTCATCGACCCCGAGGAAGGTGTCGTTTAA
- the tsnax gene encoding translin-associated protein X isoform X1, with the protein MPAIKTPEGCARKNADAAQDRDMSANPSSPVFAAFKVFQQELDTKHDKYERLVKISRDVTIESKRTIFLLHRVTSVQDPEDILNEADVKLDGVRQKIGQIAEELRGEDIHQFHRAFTPGVQEYVEAVSFQHYIRHRSLISLEEINARLVFMRAEKIEPKGSAEAPPPGAQVLTFQVTPSDYLLGVADLTGELMRMCISSVGNGDIDTPFKLSQFLRQIHDGFSYIGNTGPYEVSKKLHTLRQSLGKVEDACYTLRVRGSEIPKHMLADVFSSRNTLIDPEEGVV; encoded by the exons ATGCCTGCTATTAAAACAC CTGAAGGATGTGCACGGAAAAACGCTGACGCAGCGCAGGACCGTGATATGAGTGCCAACCCGTCCTCACCTGTCTTTGCTGCCTTTAAAG TTTTCCAGCAGGAGCTTGACACCAAACACGACAAATATGAACGTCTGGTTAAGATCAGTCGAGATGTCACCATTGAAAGCAAGAGGACGATTTTTCTTTTACATAGAGTGACCAG TGTACAAGATCCAGAGGACATTCTGAACGAGGCAGATGTAAAACTGGACGGAGTGAGGCAGAAAATTGGTCAAATTGCCGAagagctgagaggagaggacatCCATCAGTTTCACAGAGCTTTCACTCCAG GGGTCCAGGAGTACGTGGAGGCCGTCTCCTTCCAGCACTACATCCGTCACCGCAGCCTCATCAGCCTGGAGGAGATCAATGCCAGACTGGTGTTCATGAGAGCAGAGAAGATAGAGCCTAAG GGCTCAGCTGAAGCCCCGCCGCCGGGAGCTCAGGTTCTCACCTTCCAGGTGACGCCCTCAGACTACCTGCTCGGCGTGGCCGACTTGACCGGAGAGCTGATGCGGATGTGCATTAGCAGCGTGGGCAACGGCGACATTGACACGCCCTTCAAGCTGAGCCAGTTCCTGCGGCAGATCCACGACGGTTTCTCCTACATCGGGAACACGGGCCCTTACGAGGTGTCCAAGAAGCTGCACACGCTGCGACAGAGCCTGGGAAAAGTGGAGGACGCCTGCTACACCCTGCGCGTTCGTGGCTCAGAAATCCCCAAACACATGCTGGCCGACGTGTTCTCCAGCAGGAACACGCTCATCGACCCCGAGGAAGGTGTCGTTTAA
- the tsnax gene encoding translin-associated protein X isoform X2, with protein sequence MNKREAEGCARKNADAAQDRDMSANPSSPVFAAFKVFQQELDTKHDKYERLVKISRDVTIESKRTIFLLHRVTSVQDPEDILNEADVKLDGVRQKIGQIAEELRGEDIHQFHRAFTPGVQEYVEAVSFQHYIRHRSLISLEEINARLVFMRAEKIEPKGSAEAPPPGAQVLTFQVTPSDYLLGVADLTGELMRMCISSVGNGDIDTPFKLSQFLRQIHDGFSYIGNTGPYEVSKKLHTLRQSLGKVEDACYTLRVRGSEIPKHMLADVFSSRNTLIDPEEGVV encoded by the exons ATGAATAAACGAGAAG CTGAAGGATGTGCACGGAAAAACGCTGACGCAGCGCAGGACCGTGATATGAGTGCCAACCCGTCCTCACCTGTCTTTGCTGCCTTTAAAG TTTTCCAGCAGGAGCTTGACACCAAACACGACAAATATGAACGTCTGGTTAAGATCAGTCGAGATGTCACCATTGAAAGCAAGAGGACGATTTTTCTTTTACATAGAGTGACCAG TGTACAAGATCCAGAGGACATTCTGAACGAGGCAGATGTAAAACTGGACGGAGTGAGGCAGAAAATTGGTCAAATTGCCGAagagctgagaggagaggacatCCATCAGTTTCACAGAGCTTTCACTCCAG GGGTCCAGGAGTACGTGGAGGCCGTCTCCTTCCAGCACTACATCCGTCACCGCAGCCTCATCAGCCTGGAGGAGATCAATGCCAGACTGGTGTTCATGAGAGCAGAGAAGATAGAGCCTAAG GGCTCAGCTGAAGCCCCGCCGCCGGGAGCTCAGGTTCTCACCTTCCAGGTGACGCCCTCAGACTACCTGCTCGGCGTGGCCGACTTGACCGGAGAGCTGATGCGGATGTGCATTAGCAGCGTGGGCAACGGCGACATTGACACGCCCTTCAAGCTGAGCCAGTTCCTGCGGCAGATCCACGACGGTTTCTCCTACATCGGGAACACGGGCCCTTACGAGGTGTCCAAGAAGCTGCACACGCTGCGACAGAGCCTGGGAAAAGTGGAGGACGCCTGCTACACCCTGCGCGTTCGTGGCTCAGAAATCCCCAAACACATGCTGGCCGACGTGTTCTCCAGCAGGAACACGCTCATCGACCCCGAGGAAGGTGTCGTTTAA